The proteins below are encoded in one region of Amycolatopsis acidiphila:
- a CDS encoding PPA1309 family protein: MATPENQTSGVAAVAREVEEFVASAGWDQPTQLFALVRTEELLQQEPDLAGQLDAASPLTPVAQEELPEGDLAEALGRIAWPEVVVGCAVAQEIIVLPPSAEAELPDDESADAERLRQAAADHPDRTEARLVAAVLRDGPAACVMRLRGYAVAPEGEDGEAVDEVIEHPDLAPNLVEALRATLVP; this comes from the coding sequence ATGGCGACACCTGAGAATCAGACCTCCGGCGTGGCGGCGGTGGCCCGTGAGGTGGAGGAGTTCGTGGCTTCGGCGGGCTGGGACCAGCCGACCCAGCTGTTCGCGCTGGTGCGGACCGAGGAGCTGCTGCAGCAGGAGCCGGACCTGGCCGGTCAGCTGGATGCCGCGAGCCCGCTCACGCCCGTCGCGCAGGAAGAGTTGCCCGAAGGCGACCTGGCCGAGGCGCTGGGGCGCATCGCGTGGCCGGAGGTGGTCGTCGGGTGTGCCGTGGCGCAGGAGATCATCGTGCTGCCGCCGAGCGCGGAGGCGGAGCTGCCGGACGACGAGTCGGCGGACGCGGAGCGCCTGCGCCAGGCGGCCGCGGACCACCCGGACCGCACGGAGGCGCGCCTGGTGGCCGCCGTCCTGCGCGACGGCCCCGCGGCGTGCGTGATGCGCCTGCGGGGCTACGCGGTCGCCCCCGAGGGCGAAGACGGTGAGGCGGTCGACGAGGTGATCGAGCACCCGGACCTGGCCCCCAACCTGGTGGAAGCCCTCCGCGCGACGCTGGTCCCCTGA
- a CDS encoding UPF0182 family protein: MSLPKLSRRSRILLIIAAVIVLALLLGARLLDTYVNWLWFGEVHAREVFNTVVLTRVVLFFAIGLLVGGSLAISLWIAYRTRPVFVPISGADDPLSRYRSAIVGRIRLFGIGIPVITGLIAGATGEGDWQRVQLFLHATSFGQTDPEFGNDIGFYAFSLPFYQWLIGWLFVAITLSFIGALIAHYLFGGIRLAGRGGQLAAAARVQLATTAGLFVLLKAVEYFFDRYNLLFSDRNAPLFYGASYTDLNAVLPAKLILLCISAICALAFFAGAFLRNIQLPAIALVLLILSGVLVGAAWPAILEQFSVKPNANQKEALPISRNMTATKDAFGLNNVQYEDYGGNGQATAAQISDDTTTVPNIRLLDPNVLAPTFTQRVGRENFYGFPAKLDIDRYDINGKTQDYIVAAREINTANLTGNQTNWINKHMVYTHGNGFVAAPANTIDRAVSSANSDGGYPIAATSDTQNPTGKGLDPNNPAAPGIEVSQPRIYYGELTNDYAIVGGQAGRAPGEYDSAASSDYRYDGTGGVPIDNWFNRLAFAAKYGERNILFSDAISDGSKIMYNRDPRQRVQNVAPWLTVDGDPYPAVVDGRIQWIVDGYTTLNNYPYSQQTQLGEATEDSLSGVARQANNNINYIRNSVKATVDAFDGTVTLYSVDDKDPVLKAWESVFPGTVKPSSDISPDLRAHFRYPEDLFKVQRELLAKYHVDDPQEFYTTNTFWNVPQDPTQEGGTNLDASGLANQPGYYVLAEAPGEGSPTFQLTSSLTALQRQYLAAWMSVSSDPKDYGTIRVLRLPTTAAGNSQVDGPVQVQNKFQSDSRFAQERTLFSNQSVTVIFGNLITLPLEGGFLYVEPVYIQQRNQNSYPQLARVLVAYGSKVGFASTLGDALKQVFGDGANQQATSPTQPTTPTTAPPPSPSTNPSAPPAAGNSGNPALDKAVTDITTALDQLRSAQQSGNFAAQGAALAALDAATREYDAAKGTTPTTTTTAPPPGG, translated from the coding sequence GTGAGCCTGCCGAAGCTGTCCCGCCGCAGCCGGATCCTGCTCATCATCGCCGCCGTGATCGTCCTGGCGCTGCTCCTCGGCGCGAGACTCCTGGACACCTATGTCAACTGGCTGTGGTTCGGCGAGGTGCACGCCCGCGAGGTGTTCAACACCGTGGTCCTCACCCGGGTCGTGTTGTTCTTCGCGATCGGGCTGCTGGTCGGCGGCAGCCTCGCGATCAGCCTGTGGATCGCCTACCGCACGCGCCCCGTGTTCGTCCCCATCTCCGGCGCCGACGACCCGCTCTCGCGCTACCGCTCGGCGATCGTCGGGCGCATCCGGTTGTTCGGCATCGGCATCCCGGTCATCACCGGGCTCATCGCGGGCGCCACCGGCGAGGGCGACTGGCAGCGGGTGCAGCTGTTCCTGCACGCCACCAGCTTCGGCCAGACCGACCCCGAGTTCGGCAACGACATCGGCTTCTACGCCTTCAGCCTGCCCTTCTACCAGTGGCTCATCGGCTGGCTGTTCGTCGCCATCACGCTCTCCTTCATCGGTGCGCTCATCGCGCACTACCTGTTCGGCGGAATCCGGCTGGCGGGCCGGGGCGGGCAGCTCGCGGCGGCGGCACGGGTCCAGCTGGCCACAACGGCGGGGTTGTTCGTGCTGCTCAAGGCGGTCGAGTACTTCTTCGACCGGTACAACCTGCTGTTCTCCGATCGCAATGCGCCCCTGTTCTATGGCGCCTCCTACACCGACCTCAACGCGGTCCTGCCGGCGAAGCTGATCCTGCTGTGCATCTCGGCGATCTGCGCCCTGGCGTTCTTCGCGGGCGCCTTCCTGCGCAACATCCAGCTGCCGGCGATCGCGCTCGTCCTGCTCATCCTGTCCGGCGTGCTGGTCGGCGCGGCCTGGCCCGCGATCCTCGAGCAGTTCTCGGTCAAGCCCAACGCCAACCAGAAGGAAGCGCTTCCCATCAGCCGCAACATGACGGCCACAAAGGACGCTTTCGGCCTCAACAACGTGCAGTACGAGGACTACGGCGGCAACGGGCAGGCCACCGCGGCGCAGATCAGCGACGACACCACGACGGTGCCCAACATCCGGCTGCTCGACCCGAACGTCCTCGCGCCCACCTTCACCCAGCGCGTCGGCCGCGAGAACTTCTACGGCTTCCCCGCGAAACTGGACATCGACCGTTACGACATCAACGGCAAGACCCAGGACTACATCGTCGCCGCGCGCGAGATCAACACCGCGAACCTCACCGGGAACCAGACCAACTGGATCAACAAGCACATGGTCTACACCCATGGCAACGGGTTCGTCGCCGCGCCTGCCAACACGATCGACCGCGCGGTCTCCAGCGCCAACAGCGACGGTGGCTACCCGATCGCGGCCACCAGCGACACCCAGAACCCGACCGGCAAGGGGCTCGACCCCAACAACCCCGCCGCGCCCGGCATCGAGGTCAGCCAGCCGCGCATCTACTACGGCGAACTGACCAACGACTACGCGATCGTCGGCGGCCAGGCGGGCAGGGCGCCCGGCGAGTACGACAGCGCCGCCAGCAGCGACTACCGCTACGACGGCACCGGCGGCGTGCCGATCGACAACTGGTTCAACCGGCTCGCCTTCGCCGCCAAGTACGGCGAACGCAACATCCTGTTCTCCGACGCCATCAGCGACGGCTCGAAGATCATGTACAACCGGGACCCGCGCCAGCGCGTGCAGAACGTCGCGCCGTGGCTTACGGTCGACGGCGACCCCTACCCGGCCGTCGTGGACGGGCGGATCCAGTGGATCGTCGACGGCTACACGACCCTGAACAACTACCCGTACTCGCAGCAGACGCAGCTCGGTGAGGCCACCGAGGACTCGCTCAGCGGTGTCGCGCGGCAGGCCAACAACAACATCAACTACATCCGCAACTCGGTGAAGGCCACCGTCGACGCGTTCGACGGCACCGTCACGCTGTACTCGGTCGACGACAAGGACCCGGTGCTCAAGGCCTGGGAGAGCGTCTTCCCCGGCACCGTCAAGCCCAGCTCCGACATCAGCCCGGACCTGCGCGCGCACTTCCGCTACCCCGAGGACCTGTTCAAGGTGCAGCGCGAGCTGCTGGCGAAGTACCACGTCGACGACCCGCAGGAGTTCTACACCACGAACACCTTCTGGAACGTGCCGCAGGACCCGACCCAGGAAGGCGGCACGAACCTCGACGCGTCCGGCCTGGCCAACCAGCCCGGCTACTACGTGCTCGCCGAGGCGCCGGGGGAGGGCAGTCCGACCTTCCAGCTCACGAGCTCGCTGACCGCGCTGCAACGGCAGTACCTCGCGGCCTGGATGTCCGTCTCCAGCGATCCGAAGGACTACGGCACGATCAGGGTCCTGCGACTACCCACGACCGCGGCGGGCAACAGCCAGGTCGACGGTCCGGTCCAGGTGCAGAACAAGTTCCAGAGCGACTCGCGCTTCGCTCAGGAGAGAACCCTGTTCAGCAACCAGAGCGTCACCGTCATCTTCGGCAACCTGATCACGCTGCCGCTCGAAGGCGGGTTCCTCTACGTCGAACCCGTCTACATCCAGCAACGCAACCAGAACAGCTATCCACAGCTGGCCAGGGTGCTGGTGGCCTACGGGTCCAAGGTCGGCTTCGCCTCGACACTCGGGGACGCGCTGAAGCAGGTGTTCGGCGATGGCGCCAACCAGCAGGCGACGTCACCGACCCAGCCCACCACGCCCACCACGGCGCCACCACCGTCGCCGAGCACGAACCCCTCGGCGCCACCGGCCGCCGGCAACAGCGGCAACCCAGCGCTCGACAAGGCGGTCACCGACATCACGACCGCGCTCGACCAGCTCCGCTCCGCCCAGCAGAGCGGTAACTTCGCCGCGCAGGGTGCGGCGCTGGCGGCGCTCGACGCGGCCACCCGCGAGTACGACGCCGCGAAGGGGACGACACCCACCACGACCACGACGGCACCCCCACCGGGAGGCTGA
- a CDS encoding M48 family metallopeptidase: MRGRDKTEQVESPQQKVEVRRSARRRSTVSAYRDGDTLVVLIPAGMSRAEEKHWVAEMGRKLQRTESRRASPARESDAALLARCVQLSARYLDRSALPATVRWVPPMRTRWASCTPTDASIRVSERLRHVPSWVLDYVLVHELAHLRVPGHDAEFWALVRRYPKTERAMGYLEGLSAAAGWGISELDTEE; encoded by the coding sequence CTGAGGGGACGGGACAAAACCGAGCAGGTGGAAAGCCCGCAGCAGAAAGTCGAAGTCAGGCGAAGCGCGCGGCGGCGGAGCACGGTCTCCGCGTACCGCGACGGAGACACGTTGGTCGTGCTCATCCCGGCCGGGATGAGCCGCGCGGAGGAGAAGCACTGGGTCGCGGAGATGGGGCGCAAGCTGCAGCGCACCGAGTCGCGGCGAGCGTCGCCGGCGCGAGAGTCGGATGCGGCGTTGCTGGCGCGCTGCGTGCAGCTGTCGGCGCGCTACCTGGACCGGAGCGCGCTGCCGGCGACAGTGCGCTGGGTGCCGCCCATGCGCACGCGATGGGCGTCCTGCACGCCGACCGACGCGTCGATACGAGTTAGTGAACGGTTGCGGCACGTGCCGTCCTGGGTGCTGGACTACGTGCTCGTGCACGAGCTCGCGCATCTGCGCGTGCCCGGGCACGACGCGGAGTTCTGGGCCCTGGTGCGGCGCTACCCCAAGACGGAACGCGCGATGGGGTATCTGGAGGGTCTGTCAGCCGCGGCGGGCTGGGGGATCAGTGAGTTGGACACGGAGGAGTGA
- a CDS encoding ABC1 kinase family protein has translation MTDFRDRDDQDGSGIPRRTAARTAKLASLPLGIAGRAVGGWGRRLTGQSAEEVNATLSAKAAEQLFEVLGSLKGGAMKFGQALSVFEAAVPDEMAAPYRDALTRLQAAAPPMSSKQTHRVLAEQLGRSWRDRFRDFDDEPTASASIGQVHRAVWHDGREVAVKVQYPGADEALRSDLRQLQRFSRLFQALVPGTDVKPLLAELAARMDEELDYRGEAENQRAFARAFEGDTHVRIPRVVASAPKALVTEWMNGTPLAKIIAGGDKSTRDSVGALLAEFHYASPAKAGLLHSDPHPGNFLLLDDGRLGVIDFGAVARLPHGIPRHLGEMTRLALDGRSTELMDLLRAAGFVRPDSDLQAEDVLAYLAPFTEPLATERFHFTRKWMQRQAMRVGDSRGQDFRVGRSLNLPPEYLMIHRVTAGSTGILCQLDAEIPARAIVERWQPGFADCAI, from the coding sequence GTGACCGACTTCCGCGATCGTGACGACCAAGACGGCTCCGGCATCCCGCGCCGGACCGCGGCGAGGACAGCGAAGCTGGCCAGTCTTCCCCTCGGTATCGCCGGACGGGCCGTCGGCGGCTGGGGTCGCAGGCTGACCGGGCAGAGCGCCGAGGAGGTCAACGCGACGTTGTCGGCCAAGGCCGCCGAGCAGCTGTTCGAGGTGCTGGGCTCGCTCAAGGGCGGCGCGATGAAGTTCGGCCAGGCGCTGAGCGTGTTCGAAGCGGCGGTCCCCGACGAGATGGCCGCCCCGTACCGGGACGCGCTGACCCGGCTCCAGGCGGCCGCGCCGCCGATGTCGAGCAAGCAGACGCACCGGGTCCTCGCCGAGCAGCTGGGGCGTTCGTGGCGAGACCGGTTCCGGGATTTCGACGACGAGCCCACGGCGTCGGCCAGCATCGGGCAGGTGCACCGCGCCGTATGGCACGACGGGCGCGAGGTCGCCGTCAAGGTCCAGTACCCCGGGGCCGACGAAGCGTTGCGCAGCGACCTTCGCCAGCTGCAGCGGTTCAGCAGGCTGTTCCAGGCGCTCGTGCCGGGCACCGACGTGAAACCCCTGCTCGCCGAACTGGCGGCCCGGATGGACGAGGAGTTGGACTACCGGGGCGAGGCCGAGAACCAGCGCGCGTTCGCGAGGGCCTTCGAGGGCGATACGCACGTCCGCATCCCGCGAGTGGTCGCGAGCGCGCCGAAGGCGCTGGTGACCGAGTGGATGAACGGCACCCCGCTGGCCAAGATCATCGCTGGTGGGGACAAGTCGACCCGTGACTCGGTGGGTGCACTGCTCGCCGAATTCCACTACGCCTCGCCGGCGAAAGCCGGTTTGCTGCACTCGGATCCGCATCCGGGCAATTTCCTGTTGCTCGACGACGGCAGGCTCGGCGTGATCGATTTCGGCGCCGTCGCACGGTTGCCGCATGGGATTCCACGGCATCTCGGAGAAATGACGAGGCTCGCACTGGACGGTCGCTCGACTGAACTGATGGATCTGCTTCGCGCTGCCGGTTTCGTGCGCCCGGACAGCGATTTACAAGCGGAGGACGTGCTCGCCTATCTGGCGCCGTTCACCGAGCCGTTGGCGACCGAACGATTCCATTTCACCCGGAAATGGATGCAACGCCAAGCCATGCGTGTCGGCGATTCCCGAGGTCAGGACTTTCGGGTAGGCAGGTCGCTGAACCTGCCGCCGGAATATCTGATGATCCACCGGGTGACGGCCGGATCGACCGGAATTCTCTGTCAGCTGGACGCCGAGATCCCGGCTCGCGCGATTGTCGAACGATGGCAGCCGGGCTTTGCGGACTGCGCCATTTGA
- a CDS encoding PadR family transcriptional regulator, protein MSELNATAAALLGLLQDGPATGGQLVASAEERFGAFFSVTRSQVYRELPALAKEGLVRLGKQGPRSSQQYAITAAGKKAFKAWLGSDAGPDHLRSPLILRLVHAGSLTAKQRATLIESARTAYSQELDEARAAVKAANDPYVKAVAEFGQAHARAALKLVDAIPQS, encoded by the coding sequence GTGTCTGAACTGAATGCGACAGCAGCGGCGTTGCTTGGTCTGCTCCAGGACGGTCCGGCGACCGGGGGACAGTTGGTCGCGAGCGCTGAGGAGCGCTTCGGCGCCTTCTTCAGCGTCACCCGCAGCCAGGTCTACCGGGAACTGCCCGCGCTCGCCAAGGAAGGGCTCGTCCGGCTCGGCAAGCAGGGACCCCGCTCCAGCCAGCAGTACGCCATCACCGCCGCGGGCAAGAAGGCCTTCAAGGCCTGGCTCGGCTCCGACGCCGGTCCCGATCACTTGCGCAGTCCGCTGATCCTCCGGCTCGTGCATGCCGGATCGCTCACCGCGAAGCAGCGGGCCACGCTGATCGAGTCCGCCCGGACCGCCTACAGCCAGGAGCTCGACGAGGCGAGGGCCGCGGTCAAGGCCGCCAACGACCCGTACGTCAAGGCGGTGGCGGAGTTCGGCCAGGCGCACGCCAGGGCCGCGCTCAAGCTGGTGGACGCGATCCCGCAGTCCTGA
- the prfB gene encoding peptide chain release factor 2 → MSAEFETDLKDLAGKLAQVEAVMDLDALRAQVADLEKQASAPNLWDDPEAAQKVTSQLSHRQTELRRVTELRQRLDDLGVLWELAEAEGDAASRTESEAELTQLGKDIDALEVRTLLSGEYDDRNAVVTIRSEAGGVDAADWAEMLMRMYLRWAERHGYPTDVYDISYAEEAGIKSATFKVSAPYVYGTLSVEQGTHRLVRISPFDNQSRRQTSFAHVEVLPEVEEVDHVDIPEKDIRVDVYRSSGPGGQSVNTTDSAVRITHLPSGIVVSCQNEKSQLQNKAAAMKVLQAKLLQRKKEEERAELDALKDGGSSWGNQMRSYVLHPYQMVKDLRTEYEVGNPTAVLDGEIDGFLEAGIRWRKQATVG, encoded by the coding sequence GTGAGTGCTGAGTTCGAAACCGACCTGAAAGACCTCGCCGGCAAGCTGGCGCAGGTCGAGGCCGTCATGGACCTGGACGCCCTGCGGGCACAGGTCGCCGACCTGGAGAAGCAGGCCTCCGCGCCCAACCTCTGGGACGATCCGGAGGCGGCCCAGAAGGTCACCAGCCAGCTCTCCCATCGGCAGACCGAGCTGCGCCGCGTCACCGAGCTGCGCCAGCGTCTCGACGACCTCGGCGTCCTCTGGGAGCTCGCCGAGGCCGAGGGCGACGCCGCGAGCCGCACCGAGTCCGAGGCCGAGCTGACCCAGCTCGGCAAGGACATCGACGCCCTCGAGGTCCGCACGCTGCTCTCCGGCGAGTACGACGACCGCAACGCCGTCGTCACCATCCGCTCCGAGGCCGGCGGCGTCGACGCGGCCGACTGGGCCGAGATGCTCATGCGGATGTACCTGCGCTGGGCCGAGCGCCATGGCTACCCCACCGACGTCTACGACATCTCCTACGCCGAAGAGGCCGGCATCAAGTCGGCGACCTTCAAGGTGAGTGCCCCGTACGTCTACGGCACGCTCTCGGTCGAGCAGGGCACGCACCGGCTGGTGCGGATCTCGCCGTTCGACAACCAGAGCCGCCGCCAGACGTCGTTCGCGCACGTCGAGGTCCTGCCCGAGGTCGAAGAGGTCGACCACGTCGACATCCCCGAGAAGGACATCCGCGTCGACGTGTACCGCTCGTCAGGCCCCGGTGGGCAGAGCGTGAACACCACCGACTCGGCGGTGCGCATCACCCACCTGCCGTCCGGCATCGTCGTGTCCTGCCAGAACGAGAAGTCGCAGCTGCAGAACAAGGCGGCCGCGATGAAGGTCCTGCAGGCCAAGCTGCTGCAGCGCAAGAAGGAGGAGGAGCGCGCCGAGCTCGACGCGCTCAAGGACGGCGGCTCCAGCTGGGGCAACCAGATGCGCTCCTACGTGCTGCACCCGTACCAGATGGTCAAGGACCTGCGCACGGAGTACGAGGTCGGCAACCCGACGGCGGTGCTCGACGGCGAGATCGACGGGTTCCTCGAAGCCGGCATCCGCTGGCGCAAGCAGGCCACCGTCGGCTAG
- a CDS encoding zinc-dependent metalloprotease has protein sequence MSNLPFGFGPNDPDKRGENEPEGGGQSGAEAFNQLGQMLSQLGQMLSQAGSSSGPVNYDLAKQIALQKLSGSAGGQIGFAASGDSDTAVRDAAHLAELWLDAATILPAGANVTVAWSARDWVQKTLPTWQRLCDPVAQQVSGAWVEALPDEAKQAAGPLLQMVGQMGGMAFGSQLGNALAQLASEVLTSTEVGLPLGPDATSALLPANIEKFTEGLELPNSEVLVFLAAREAAHQRLFTHVPWLRQRLLATVEEFARGIKVDTSALEQLAGQVDPSNPASIEEAMSSGLLEPKTTPEQQAALSRLETLLALVEGWVDVVVAEAVGDRLPGASALRETLRRRRATGGPAEQTFATLVGLELRPRRMRAASALWKLVGDQHGTEKRDGLWSHPDLMPNAEDLDDPMEFSERLGGQSGIDDLDPMAELERTQEAEDKKAADKSDPAPDADPGKGADSDKGEDGESS, from the coding sequence ATGAGCAATCTCCCGTTCGGCTTCGGGCCCAACGATCCCGACAAGCGTGGTGAAAACGAGCCGGAAGGCGGCGGCCAGTCCGGCGCCGAGGCCTTCAACCAGTTGGGCCAGATGCTCAGCCAGCTGGGCCAGATGCTCAGCCAGGCGGGGAGTTCATCGGGGCCTGTCAACTACGACCTCGCCAAGCAGATCGCGCTGCAGAAGCTGAGCGGGTCCGCCGGCGGTCAGATCGGTTTCGCGGCGAGCGGTGACTCGGACACGGCTGTGCGCGACGCCGCTCACCTGGCGGAACTGTGGCTGGACGCGGCGACGATCCTGCCCGCGGGCGCCAATGTGACCGTCGCCTGGTCCGCGCGCGACTGGGTGCAGAAGACACTGCCGACGTGGCAGCGGTTGTGCGACCCGGTGGCGCAGCAGGTGTCCGGCGCCTGGGTCGAGGCGTTGCCGGACGAGGCCAAGCAGGCGGCGGGACCGTTGCTGCAGATGGTCGGTCAGATGGGCGGCATGGCGTTCGGCTCGCAGCTGGGCAACGCGCTCGCGCAGCTGGCGTCGGAGGTGCTGACGTCGACCGAGGTGGGGCTTCCGCTGGGTCCAGACGCCACTTCCGCTCTCCTACCAGCGAACATCGAGAAGTTCACCGAGGGGCTCGAGCTGCCCAACAGCGAGGTGCTCGTGTTCCTCGCCGCGCGGGAGGCCGCGCACCAGCGACTGTTCACTCACGTGCCGTGGCTGCGGCAGCGCCTCCTGGCGACTGTCGAAGAGTTCGCGCGCGGCATCAAGGTGGACACCTCCGCGCTCGAGCAGCTGGCCGGGCAGGTGGACCCGAGCAACCCGGCGAGCATCGAAGAGGCCATGTCCTCAGGTCTGCTCGAACCTAAGACGACGCCCGAACAGCAGGCGGCCCTCAGCCGGCTCGAGACGCTGCTCGCCCTGGTCGAGGGCTGGGTCGACGTCGTGGTGGCCGAAGCTGTCGGTGACCGGCTGCCGGGCGCGAGCGCCCTGCGCGAGACGCTGCGCCGCCGCCGCGCGACGGGTGGCCCGGCGGAGCAGACGTTCGCGACGCTGGTCGGCCTCGAGCTGCGTCCGCGCCGGATGCGGGCCGCGTCCGCGCTGTGGAAGCTGGTCGGCGACCAGCACGGTACCGAGAAGCGCGACGGCCTGTGGTCGCACCCGGACCTGATGCCGAACGCCGAGGACCTCGACGACCCGATGGAGTTCAGCGAACGCCTCGGTGGCCAGTCGGGCATCGACGACCTGGACCCCATGGCCGAGCTGGAGCGCACCCAGGAGGCCGAGGACAAGAAGGCCGCCGACAAGTCCGACCCGGCGCCGGACGCCGACCCCGGCAAGGGTGCGGATTCCGACAAGGGTGAGGACGGCGAGTCCAGCTGA
- a CDS encoding ThiF family adenylyltransferase: protein MTEQLTRKTGTRLPKRPRLRPGLEVFDRRPGEVQIGLDPRHAMVAKELSPDLVRALHRLDGRLRTDELLALADAENTDYLRELLTKLTELGLVEEAWAPAGHGRTAGEVGLWSLRARQSGADSFTRRAHSAVVLHGTGRLTIAIATLLAASGVGHVQVEAEGVVSDKDTGSGYLDSDIGRQRRAAASEAIQRANPAVKHTRLRGDRQPELVVLADSIVPAPELVLLLLQEGVPHLPVRVREGVGIVGPLVYPGRSTCLSCADLHRKAMDSRWPMVAGQLAGRSQRADLCSVQTTAGMAVGQILRALDHGNGPPPAWNTTIEIDTFGGTVEHRPWPPNPACGCGARPLPA from the coding sequence ATGACCGAGCAACTGACCCGCAAGACGGGAACCCGTCTACCCAAGAGACCACGTCTGAGACCAGGTCTGGAGGTGTTCGACCGCCGTCCGGGCGAGGTCCAGATCGGTCTGGACCCACGCCACGCGATGGTGGCGAAGGAGCTGAGTCCTGACCTCGTCCGGGCCCTGCACCGCCTCGACGGACGCCTGCGGACCGACGAACTGCTCGCGCTGGCGGACGCCGAGAACACCGACTACCTGCGCGAACTGCTCACCAAGCTGACAGAGCTCGGCCTGGTCGAAGAGGCGTGGGCGCCTGCCGGCCACGGCCGCACCGCGGGCGAAGTCGGCCTCTGGTCGTTGCGAGCCCGCCAGTCCGGCGCCGACAGCTTCACCCGGCGCGCCCACAGCGCCGTCGTCCTGCACGGCACCGGACGCCTGACGATCGCCATCGCCACCCTCCTTGCCGCCTCCGGTGTCGGGCACGTCCAGGTCGAGGCCGAGGGAGTCGTGAGCGACAAGGACACCGGCAGCGGCTACCTCGACTCCGACATCGGCAGACAACGCCGGGCAGCCGCGAGCGAAGCCATCCAGCGAGCGAACCCGGCCGTCAAGCACACACGGCTGCGCGGCGATCGGCAGCCGGAGCTCGTCGTGCTCGCCGACTCGATCGTGCCCGCCCCCGAACTCGTGCTGCTCCTCCTGCAGGAGGGTGTGCCGCACCTGCCCGTGCGCGTCCGCGAAGGGGTGGGCATCGTCGGCCCGCTCGTCTATCCCGGCCGCAGCACGTGCCTGAGCTGTGCCGATCTGCACCGCAAGGCCATGGACTCGCGGTGGCCGATGGTGGCGGGCCAGCTCGCGGGCCGCAGCCAGCGGGCCGACCTGTGCAGTGTGCAGACCACCGCCGGGATGGCCGTCGGGCAGATCCTCCGAGCCCTCGACCACGGCAACGGGCCGCCGCCGGCATGGAACACCACGATCGAGATCGATACCTTCGGAGGCACTGTCGAGCATCGCCCCTGGCCACCGAACCCGGCCTGCGGATGTGGGGCCCGACCGCTGCCGGCGTGA
- a CDS encoding YlbL family protein: protein MSESREETTGRGAAPASPADPAAGEGKSAKHARRTPPPSGGKRLTRRGWTVLLSALLVIAFGLTGAFVRVPYVAIGPGPTYDTLGQAGGAPVIQISGRQTYPTAGELRMTTVSLNDQITLFGALGLWASGRYALAPREEYFKPGESDEQVQQENVQEFQDSQSNAEVAALRHLGFPIKVLAQEVVGGSPADKVLAAGDRLLNVNGKQITQEDDVRTALAGTKAGQTISITFQHGTDAPRTSTLTLAANPDSTQPQGFMGLQPIDRADVPFDVKVSLQDVGGPSAGLMFALAIVDRLTPGEMVAGEHIAGTGEIDEKGNVGPIGGISFKVVGAREAGATVFLTPEQNCAEAAAAVPNGLKLVKVTTLDSALTALDDLKAGRPTPSC, encoded by the coding sequence GTGAGCGAGTCCCGTGAGGAAACCACAGGTCGAGGTGCAGCCCCGGCCAGCCCGGCGGACCCGGCGGCCGGCGAGGGCAAGAGCGCGAAACACGCACGGCGCACGCCACCCCCGAGCGGGGGCAAACGGCTCACCAGACGAGGCTGGACGGTCCTGCTGAGCGCGCTCCTCGTGATCGCGTTCGGGCTCACCGGCGCCTTCGTGCGCGTGCCCTATGTCGCCATCGGCCCCGGCCCCACCTACGACACGCTCGGTCAGGCCGGCGGGGCCCCGGTCATCCAGATCAGCGGTCGGCAGACCTACCCGACGGCGGGCGAGCTGCGCATGACGACGGTGTCGCTCAACGACCAGATCACCCTGTTCGGCGCGCTCGGCCTGTGGGCCAGCGGCCGCTACGCGCTCGCGCCCCGCGAGGAGTACTTCAAGCCGGGGGAGAGCGACGAGCAGGTCCAGCAGGAGAACGTCCAGGAGTTCCAGGACTCGCAGAGCAACGCCGAGGTCGCCGCTCTGCGGCACCTGGGCTTCCCGATCAAGGTGCTCGCGCAGGAGGTCGTCGGCGGGAGCCCGGCCGACAAGGTGCTCGCCGCCGGCGACCGGCTGCTGAACGTCAACGGCAAGCAGATCACGCAGGAGGACGACGTCCGCACCGCGCTGGCCGGCACCAAGGCCGGTCAGACCATCTCGATCACCTTCCAGCACGGCACGGACGCGCCCCGCACGAGCACGCTCACGCTCGCCGCGAACCCCGACTCGACGCAGCCGCAGGGCTTCATGGGCCTGCAGCCGATCGACCGGGCGGACGTGCCGTTCGACGTCAAGGTGTCGCTCCAGGACGTCGGCGGTCCGTCGGCAGGACTGATGTTCGCGCTGGCGATCGTCGACCGGCTGACCCCGGGCGAGATGGTGGCCGGGGAGCACATCGCCGGCACCGGGGAGATCGACGAGAAGGGCAACGTCGGACCGATCGGCGGCATCTCGTTCAAGGTCGTCGGCGCCCGCGAGGCCGGGGCAACGGTGTTCCTCACGCCCGAGCAGAACTGCGCCGAGGCGGCCGCGGCCGTTCCCAATGGGCTGAAGCTCGTGAAGGTGACCACTCTGGACTCGGCGCTGACCGCGCTCGACGACCTCAAGGCCGGCCGCCCGACGCCTTCCTGCTGA